DNA sequence from the Candidatus Woesearchaeota archaeon genome:
GAGAATTATAGGATATTTTTGGAATAAAAAATATAACGAATTAAAATTAAAATTTAATTTCTAATTCTACAGGACAATGATCTGAGCCCATTACTTCATCTCTTATTTGTGCATTTGTTAAATTGCCTTTTAATAAGTTTGATGTGAAAAAATAATCTATACGCCAACCAACATTGTTTCCTCTTGCGCCAAACATATATGTCCACCAAGTATATTGTTCTTTTTCTGGATTAAATAGTCTGAATGTATCAATGAATCCTGCTGCAATTATATTGTCAATTCCTTCTCTTTCTTTATCAGTAAATCCTGCACTTCCAGGTTTTGTTTTTGTTGTCATATTTGATTTGTCGTTTTTAATGTCTATTTCCTTATGTGCTGCATTTAAGTCGCCACAAAAGATTACAGGTTTTATTTGTTCTAGTTTTTTTACATGAGTTAAAAAATCTATATCCCATTTTTCATATCTGTAATCTAGTCTTTCTAATTCTCGTTTGGAGTTTGGAGTGTATACAGTGACTAAAAAGAATTTCTCAAATTCAGCAGTGATTACCCTACCCTCGGTATCATGCTCTTCAATTCCTAAACCGTAGGATACATTTACAGGTTCTAACTTAGAGAATATAGCTGTCCCAGAGTAACCTTTTTTCTCGGCAGAGTTCCAATATTCGTACTTGTATCCTAAAACCTCTAATTCATGCTCTAATTGGTCTGGATGCGCCTTTGTTTCTTGAAGACAAAAGACATCAGGATTCATTTCTTTAATTGAGTCTAAAAAATCTTTTTTCATGATTGCCCTTATACCATTTACATTCCAAGATACTAATTTTAATTGTTCCATATAATATTATATGTTTCTTTTATTATAAAAATTAGTTGTCTAAAAACTGGGTGGTAATCAATAAAAATTATCCAATCATATCTTCAAATTCGAATCCTTTTCTTTTCATTGTAATTAAATCAATTACATAGTTTTCTGATTTAGTTTGTTCTAGTTCTGAAGTTGGAATGAAGTACCATTGGTTTCCTTCAAATTTTACTCCAACCCAAGCTTCTGCACCAAATTTTTCTGAGAAGAAGTTTAAATCATTTATTTCTTGACGAGTAAAATATTTTTTTACACCATTTACTACTTTTACTTCCATTACTATTTTTTTATCTCCTCTTGAGGCTAATAAGTCTGGTGCAGGATATTTTGTTGAACCTGAACCTGCAACTCTTATACATACCCATTCATTTGTGTCCCAAAATCTATGGATTAGTTCGTTTTCTGCTGCTGTCCCTTTTGCCTTTTTATTTTTTACAAATCTAGCCATCAGTTATTTCTTTTAGTTATCTTCTTCAAGTCTCTTCTAAATATGAAAGCAAATAATGCTGTTGCAGAAATTGCTCCTAGTGTATCAGCTAATATGTCTTTTTGAGCATCCCAAATATCACCCTGAGAACCAAGAACTTCCATTCCTGCTTCAGAATCTCCTATAACTGCAAATTGCCACTCAAATAATTCATAAGCTCCAGCAAGGGACATGATTGCAAATATTGCAAATAAGAAAACTACCCATTTAGAATTTACAAGTTTCTTTTTTGTTAAAAATTCTGCAACTGCATATGCGTAAAATCCAACTGTGAAATGAGCAATTCTATCATAATGATTTCTTTCAAATCCAAAGAAGTTTGTGAACCAATCAAATGGTACTCTTGAGAATGTATAATGACCTCCGATTGTGTGCATGAAGATTAAAAAAGACATTAGAATGTAAGATGTGTTTGAAAATTGAAATTTTCTATAAGTTAAAACAAGAAATAAAACTATTAAAAAAATAGGTAGATTTTCTGCTATCCATACTGTTCTATCATAAGGATTAATTCCTAATGCAATAAATACTACCAAGTAAATTAATAATAAAATATGAGGTACTTTTAGTTTCATAATGAAATTTAAAAGAATTCAGTTTATATATTTTTCTTACTGTTAGAAGTTTAAAACAAACCTAATTTTAATATTTGCTCAAGATTTTCAGTTTTATAATCAGCTTTTGAATCTAAATAATCGCCATTATATTTCCCTTCTCCTTTTACTCTTATTGTTGTAAATCCTACATAATTTGCAGGAGTTATATCTGTAGATTCCTTATCTCCGATCATAAACAAATCTTTGAATTTTAAATCATGTTTATAGTGAATCAAAATTTTTTGATAAAGATTAATATTTTTTTCATGTTCGATACTATCAGTTATGTATATATTTTTCTTATCAAAAAAATGGTCTATTTCTAATCTAAATAATTTTTCCCATTGTTTTATTCCAATACCTGAACTAATTATTCCTAAAGTATATTCTTTGGATAATTTTTTTAGAACTTTAATAACTCCTTTTGGGAGATATCGATGAATATCTCTTTTAGTTTTATGATAAGTCATAACTGCAACTGCAGAATACATATCAATTTCCCTTTTATCTAAACCGTAACTCTCCAAAATTGAGTCATAATGCTTTGTTGAATTTGGACCTTTTTCTTCATATACTTTTTGAAATTTTCTCCACAAATCATTTTTATTTGTATGTAAACCCTCATCAATCATTGCTTGAAAACTTGCATCTCTTGCATTATTCACAAATAGAGCTGAATTAAATAATGTAT
Encoded proteins:
- a CDS encoding exodeoxyribonuclease III, with product MEQLKLVSWNVNGIRAIMKKDFLDSIKEMNPDVFCLQETKAHPDQLEHELEVLGYKYEYWNSAEKKGYSGTAIFSKLEPVNVSYGLGIEEHDTEGRVITAEFEKFFLVTVYTPNSKRELERLDYRYEKWDIDFLTHVKKLEQIKPVIFCGDLNAAHKEIDIKNDKSNMTTKTKPGSAGFTDKEREGIDNIIAAGFIDTFRLFNPEKEQYTWWTYMFGARGNNVGWRIDYFFTSNLLKGNLTNAQIRDEVMGSDHCPVELEIKF
- a CDS encoding DUF2238 domain-containing protein, with product MKLKVPHILLLIYLVVFIALGINPYDRTVWIAENLPIFLIVLFLVLTYRKFQFSNTSYILMSFLIFMHTIGGHYTFSRVPFDWFTNFFGFERNHYDRIAHFTVGFYAYAVAEFLTKKKLVNSKWVVFLFAIFAIMSLAGAYELFEWQFAVIGDSEAGMEVLGSQGDIWDAQKDILADTLGAISATALFAFIFRRDLKKITKRNN
- a CDS encoding HAD hydrolase-like protein, whose protein sequence is MKQNNKIIFFDLDDTLFNSALFVNNARDASFQAMIDEGLHTNKNDLWRKFQKVYEEKGPNSTKHYDSILESYGLDKREIDMYSAVAVMTYHKTKRDIHRYLPKGVIKVLKKLSKEYTLGIISSGIGIKQWEKLFRLEIDHFFDKKNIYITDSIEHEKNINLYQKILIHYKHDLKFKDLFMIGDKESTDITPANYVGFTTIRVKGEGKYNGDYLDSKADYKTENLEQILKLGLF
- the hjc gene encoding Holliday junction resolvase Hjc yields the protein MARFVKNKKAKGTAAENELIHRFWDTNEWVCIRVAGSGSTKYPAPDLLASRGDKKIVMEVKVVNGVKKYFTRQEINDLNFFSEKFGAEAWVGVKFEGNQWYFIPTSELEQTKSENYVIDLITMKRKGFEFEDMIG